DNA sequence from the Oryza brachyantha chromosome 5, ObraRS2, whole genome shotgun sequence genome:
ACAAGGGCAAAACCGGGTTGGCTCCATTCCAACCCATGAAATCtccccaaccaaacacatcctaacaCAACGATGAGAAGTTTGTGCAATATATGGTAGATAACTATCGTAATAAAATCATGTATCACTCTTTTATCCTCAGTCACCTAGGATGTGTTTGATTTCAGGGATGGGATGAGTGGGAACAGAGCCAACTCATCCCTGaccctgtttggttggtggatggGTGAGATGGGTTGGACTCAGAAAAGGAATATTCCTTCCAGATacaggtccaacccatcccaccaaaaCGGTGGGACGGATCCGTCCCAGGACGATCACGACGCACAGAGAtgtgttcattttatttattaaatttatttaaaatatattacttatataaatatacattcaacTATTcgtatattaatcctagtatttaatattttattttagatataagAGGTAATCTTTATCACATCTCAtcccttcaaaaaaaaacagatccaATCCttcccatctcatcccttccaccaaataaaaaacagggTCCAACCCGtctatccaaccaaacagaaaaataaaaccaacttATTCTACAATCCAGTGATAGAGTCAACCTACCCACCTCTTCCACTAACCAATCATATCGCTAAAGAACACGAGCCCACCTTCGTCACCTCTCGCCTCTGACCCTAACCGTCCATTTTATCACCAACGGCCCTGATCAAACATCAACCCTACCCTCCCGCTATAGATCTTTTCCCTTCCCCACCCATCCCATTTCGCAAACCCTAACCCCCTCCAaaaccctcctcctcctcctcctcacccgcggcggcggcggcgagcaacTCGTCCACTCGACACCATGAGGCCACCGCGAGGTAAGCGCCCGAAACCCTAGGATCACTCGTCGTGCGCTGGCCTCGGTTTCGGTCTCACACGGTGATTTGCTTCAGGTAGAGGGTTCGGAAGGGGTGGAcgaggcgatggcggcggccgtggcggcggcggcggcagggggtTCGGGAGGGGCGGGGACGGTggcgggagaggaggccgtAGCGGGAGGGGAGGCAGGACGCCGAGGGGCCGTGGTggcggtcgcggcggcgggaggggtgGCATGAAGGGAGGGAGCAAGGTCGTCGTGGTGCCGCACAAGCACGACGGCATCTTCATCGCCAAGGCCAAGGAGGACGCGCTCTGCACCAGGAACATGGTCCCCGGCGAGTCCGTCTACGGAGAGAAGCGCATCTCCGTGCAGGTCCTTTGCTCTTACTCCCACCtcccatttttatttattttttccattcgCTTTTATGCAGCATTATCTACCTATTTAGTTCTTCCTTAGTTCTTGCTAgaactggaaaaaaaaataatttcaatgTACTGTAGCTAGCTGTGTGGCCTCTTTGTAGTGTACGCAGCTGTTTCTTTTCATATTGCTCTATTCTACTTTAGTTCTATGTAGTGTACATTGCAAAGTATGTTCATGTATGTTGTTTGTGCTATGTACAGAATGAGGATGGAACAAAGGTTGAATACAGGGTGTGGAACCCCTTCCGTTCTAAGTTGGCTGCTGCCGTTCTTGGTGGTGTTGACAATATCTGGATTGTAAGTTTTTCGGCTGAATCCCCTTGTAGTGCTATACTGTCACTGTGGTTGTTATTGCTCTAgtgtaaaaaaacatcatttgttaatttttccGCATGATTTAGGCTCCTGGTGCTCGTGTGCTGTACCTCGGTGCTGCCTCAGGAACCACAGTGTCTCATGTGTCTGATGTTGTTGGACCGGTGAGATATCATTTACCCTCCTCCCTATTTCCTATTCAGTCACCTTGCATGCAATTTGCTGTAAGCTAATCGAGTCCCTATTCAGTCACCTTGGTATGCTATTGGCTGTAAGCTAATCGAGTCTCTTTGCAGACTGGTTTGGTCTATGCTGTTGAGTTCTCGCACAGGAGTGGTAGGGATCTTGTCAACATGGCCAAAAAGAGGACCAATGTGATTCCCATCATTGAGGATGCCAGGCACCCGGCAAGGTACCGGATGTTGGTTGGCATGGTTGATGTTATCTTCTCTGATGTTGCCCAGCCAGATCAGGTATATCTTTCTCACTCTATAATTTAATTCGGCCTTAGATACTCTATTATGTGGTTACTAGTTAGTATTCAATTGATTGTGCAATGCTTCAGTGACATTCTTTGGCTACTTACGGGCTGCAAATGATGAGCCTACTCGGATTCCCCTTCAGGACATCAAATTGGATGATGCAAATTCGAGTTTCTGATGCACTAGAGCCCATTAATACCAGCAGTTTCTTTGGTGTTTTTGCctgctttttaaaatttctttggTGTCAGCATGTGTCTCTGCATGCAACCCTTTTAAATCCCATCTCAATAATTTGCAGTTTTCTTATTGGTAGCTGTTTATATTCCAGTTTATGTTTAAGCAACCTCCAACCCGGAAGGTCTATTCTTACATGCTGGGTACTAATCTTGTACACTTCTGTACTTAAATTGTAAGAGGaaactgcattttttttgggtactGAAGCACCTTTTCTTATATGttttttgaatatatattttttgaaattggTTGTCAGTTGTTATGAGTTCACCATGGTTATGGATTTATTTTGGGTGCATTTGTTGGCCGTGATGTCTCCTACTAGTCACACTTGTATGTACAACATAAGTATACCTACAGTTTTTCTTTGGTCTGGCTGTGTTGCACATGTATACTTTACATTTCAGTGCCAGCACTACTTACCATGCCCCTTATTATTTAATGTTTTGATTGGGCTTAGCATACGATGAACTTGCTTGGATTCCCCTTCAGGACATCAAATAGAATGATGCAAATTCGAGTTTCCAATGCACTGTGCTTTAATTGTTTCATTCCTTTTTCTGTGCATTTATGAGTATTAATCTTTGCATCCATGAGTATTGACTATTTGATTtgtgctattttttaatagtagCAATTTGCTGCTTGGTTGGTTGTCTGTTCGCTCTAGTATTAAACTTCAGTACATATAGAAGTTATTGTGTGGTTTGTTGGTGGCTATAGACATGTTTTTGTCCATATTTATGTTAGCTTGATACTACATTATTCGTTTTtctttaatataaataaactttttctGCTATAAGGTTCTTCTATTATTACGTTGTTAGCCCCTACCACTTTCATAGTGCTAATTAGAACTATTTCAATTCTCGTCATTCTACAGTTCCTAATTCTGTATCAGTGTCAGAGTTCTGaacatttatatgttttttacttTGTAAGTAATTATGCTACAAGATACGTTTTTGACATGTAATTAATGCTTACAATAGTTTCTGTAAGTTTGCTGCTCGAGTCGGAGGTTGGCACCCATGAAATTCCCTTGATGGAATCTTCCATAGCAGTGCTCTTTGTTAAAATCTTGATGATTCActgattttagttttgaaaCCTTTCCCATGGAATCCTCTATCCCGCAGGCTAGGATCTTAGCCCTCAATGCATCCTACTTCCTGAAGAATGGTGGACATTTTGTCATTTCAATCAAGGTACTTTTGTCTTTTTGTGGCCCCCTGAATCATGAAGTTAAATCGCCTTGATTGAGACTGGGGAGATATATAGTATGTTACTAGTATTGGACTGACAAATTGTTTGAACAGGCCAATTGTATCGACTCTACCATGCCAGCTGAGGCTGTGTTTGCTAGTGAAGTTGAGAAGCTGAAGGCAGATCAGTTCAAGCCCTCGGAGCAGGTGACATTGGAGCCCTTTGAGCGTGACCACGCATGCGTCGTTGGTGGTTACAGGATGCCCAAGAAGCAAAAGGGTAAATCTTAAGAGGAATAAAACTGGTGGTGTGACTTGTGCTCAAATGTAGTGCTGAACAAAACTCTTGGgcgaattatttttcatttgcatccTGGTTTGTAAGACTGAAATTTGGACAAATGATGCTAAGTAAGAGCATTTCCAATAGATAGTCTAAATTAGACTCTTCAAATGTCTATTTGGCCAttcaaattcgttttttactcTAATAGTTTCTTCGTCCaacttattttgagatagCTGGATTCTAAGTGtcattctcttctctttctttttctctccccATTAATCTCTCTCCCCCCtcaatctctttctctctccttttccttccttctcttctCATGCGGGCGCAGAagcaggtggcggcggtgtTCGGGCGTGGCGCGGCGTCGTGGGGAGACAGCAGGTGGCATGGCACAACGCGGCAGTGTGCGTTCGCGGGGAAGTGGCACGGCTGTGTCCGTGCGCGGCAGCGTGGACGGCGTTCGTGCGCGGGGCGGCGGACGCGCGGCTTCGACGgcgggcagcgacggcgacctgAGGCCggcaggcggcgcggcgcggggctgtggaggacggccggcggcggtgcggcacGGGGAGCTCGCGGCGATGACCTCGAAACCTCGACGACGATGACCTCGTAACCTCTGTGATGCCTGTGAAGGGGTAGCTCGTGGGGCCCATCGTTTTGGGGAGGCGATTTGGCTAAACAAAGGCTGGCTAAATGAGCAGTGATTTTGGCCAGTCGGATGTCTTGTTGGCTAGTCtattggagttttttttcttgaataactaaattttagcttggagAAACTAATAGGGAAAATGTTAGAGATACTCTAAGAGAGGTTAAGTCACTCGAATCTTATATTGCTTACTATAAGTTTCATTATAGGTACTAGCAATAACAAACAATGGGATCCCGGTGTCTTATTAATGCTTTTTACATAATTTTCAAGAAGTTAGAAGCTTTCTCAAATAGAATACGGATAGAATATGAAGTCACAGAATCCAGAAAATtaatgtttttctatttttaagaaacCTTACACGCAGTCCGTATGACCTTATTATATTACCATTGTCCGTAATGGTATCAGTTAAGCGTTGTTGTCTTCTGGAAATGGCATGGTGTAACCATTTTGATCTTTAGTGTTAAATTATGCTTGAAGATGTGGAGATTATGCGACTCATGTCACCGTACTACAACGTGGTTGGTGGTCCAATTGATGGAGACAAGCCTAGGCCTTGCTTTACTGTGCGGAGAAGAGAAGCCCAGGGAAATTGTCCCTAATTTCTAGTATCCACACCCCAGTCTCGATCGAGCATAAAGAGGTAACCGTTTGGcttataaaaaaccaaacggtatatttataaataaaaaattatatatatatatttataatgatctaaaaagctaagagtagaaaataaattataataaaaatctactctaaagttaaagttgaaaatataaattttggcatataatcataaacagaaatgaaaagatggtgCAAAAATATCTCAGCATATTCTCTTCACCTACTTTCTTATCTCAATAAATCATAATCATTCTCCACTTTAACCATAACATTCTTAAAGAATAACACAAGTCTATTTTAAGATACGGAGAGAGTACTCGAGTTTAAACAATCATGTGCAAATAAGCAGGTAACACAAG
Encoded proteins:
- the LOC102706757 gene encoding rRNA 2'-O-methyltransferase fibrillarin 1-like: MRPPRGRGFGRGGRGDGGGRGGGGGRGFGRGGDGGGRGGRSGRGGRTPRGRGGGRGGGRGGMKGGSKVVVVPHKHDGIFIAKAKEDALCTRNMVPGESVYGEKRISVQNEDGTKVEYRVWNPFRSKLAAAVLGGVDNIWIAPGARVLYLGAASGTTVSHVSDVVGPTGLVYAVEFSHRSGRDLVNMAKKRTNVIPIIEDARHPARYRMLVGMVDVIFSDVAQPDQARILALNASYFLKNGGHFVISIKANCIDSTMPAEAVFASEVEKLKADQFKPSEQVTLEPFERDHACVVGGYRMPKKQKGKS